In Lachnospiraceae bacterium, the DNA window CCTTGATTTTCTCCGGGATTTTATATACACTTTTCATATAAGTTAGCAGCTTCTTTAATGCTAATTTTTCATTAAGGACACCTTCTTTCGTGTTGTTTTGTGGGTAACATAATTATACAATAAAAGGTGTCCTTTTTGATTGCTTATGCAGAAAAAACAGTAACTTTTTATTCAATATGAGAATTCCCCGTTCTGCCAGATGGATCCCTTGCAAAACGGGGAACTTTTTATCTTAAAAGCGAAATCCCTGAAAAGAAAGGGGTTTTTAGTTATGATGAAGTTTTTTCAGAAACTTGGTAAGTCATTGATGCTTCCAGTGGCGTGTCTGCCAGTGTGCGGTATCCTTATGGGTATCGGATACATCCTGGCACCGGCAGCTATGGCAGGTGAGGTTCAGGGATTTACCGCAGGAGGCTTATCGTACTCTATCGGACTGTTTCTGATCAAAGCGGGGGGAGCATTGATCGATAATATGTCCTGGCTGTTCGCGGTAGGTGTAGGCGTAGGTATGGCAGATGATTCAGATGGAACAGCAGGTCTGGCAGGTCTTGTATCTATGTATATGATCACCACACTGTTAAGTCCCGGTGCTGTTGCCGGTATTACCGGACATGAGGCAGCGCCTGCATTTGGTAAGATCATCAACCAGTTCGTTGGTATTCTTTCCGGTCTTATCGGTTCTGCATGCTACAACAAATATAAGACTGTTAAACTGCCGGATGCACTGGCATTCTTCAGCGGCAAGAGAGCAGTTGCGATCTTTACAGCTATTTATTCCATAGTTGCAGCTTTAGTCCTGTTTGTAGTATGGCCTCTGGTTTACGGTGGTCTGGTAGCATTAGGCGAAGCATTTATCGGAATGGGTGCTGTTGGAGCAGGTATCTATGCATTCTTTAACCGGCTTCTGATCCCATTTGGCCTGCATCATGCGTTAAACTCTGTATTCTGGTTTGATGTTGCAGGAATCAGTGACCTGAGCAAATTCTGGGGCAATACCGGTGTTTACGGACAGACAGGTATGTATATGACCGGATTCTTCCCATTTATGATGTTTGGTCTTCCAGCAGCCTGCATCGCTATGTATCAGACAGCAAAACCTGCTAAGAAGAAAATGGTTTACGGACTTTTAGCTTCTGCAGCTTTCTGTTCTTTCTTTACAGGTGTTACAGAACCAATTGAGTTTTCCTTTATGTTCCTGGCTCCAGGGCTGTATGTAGTGCATGCCCTGTTAGCAGGTATTACAGCAGGCATCACCGTTGCCCTGCCGATCCGTGCAGGCTTCTCCTTCTCAGGCGGTGCTGTTGATATGGTACTTAGTTCCTTTACGCCACTTGCAGAAAATCCATGGCTGCTGATCCCGGTAGGTATCGCAGTTGGCGTTCTTTATTATATCGTATTCCGTTTCGCTATTACAAAGTTCAATTTAAAGACACCGGGACGGGAAGATGATGATGCAGAAGAGTTAAAGGCAACTCTGGCAAACAATGATTACACCTCCGTTGCAAAAATCGTTTTGGAAGGCGTTGGCGGTCCTGAAAATGTAACTTCCATTGACAACTGCATTACCAGATTACGTCTGGAAGTAAAGGATTATACAAAGGTTAATGAAAAGGTGATCAAGTCAGCAGGTGTTGCAGGCGTGATACGTCCAAGCAAGACTGCTGTCCAGGTTATCATCGGAACCCAGGTACAGTTCGTAGCAGATGAATTTAAGAAGCTTTGCAAGTAAACGTACATGTTACCTGACGGTGATATCACCGCTTAGAAAAATGAGCCGCCGCATAAAGGTGAGAACAGCCTTTTTTGCGGCGGTTTTTTTCAGCCTTTCTGTTTTCATTGTTTAAGTGCCGGATGCATAAGAGGTATTTTTACCAGGAACGGCAGTTTATTATTTTTACCAGGAACGCAGTCTTTTTTCCAGTATAGTTACTCCCTGATACAATATCCATGAAAGCAGGCATAAAATGATCAGGGCACTCATCAGTTTTGTCATTTCAAAGGTCTGGGATGCATAAGTGATAAGATAGCCAAGGCCTGCTTTGGCACTTAAAAATTCACCGATGATCACACCTACCAGACAGAGCCCGATGTTTACTTTCATGGTACTCATAAGCAGAGGAAGACTGCCGGGAAGGAGAACTTTGGTAAGTACATCTTTTTTACTGCCTCCCAGAGAAAAAATCAGCCGGATCTTATCATGATCCATTTGGTTAAAGCCTGTATATAAAGTCATGACAGAGCCAAAAACAGCAATGGAAACAGCAGCAGTTACCACCATGCGCATACGGCTTCCAAGCCATACAAGGAGAAGGGGTGCCAGAGCAGATTTTGGAAGGCTGTTTAATAGAACTAAAAAAGGCTCAAACACCTGGGCAGCAAGAGGATCTGACCAGAGAAAAAGGGCTGTGATAAGGCTGATCAGGGTACACAAAAAGAAGCTTACCAGGGTTTCGGTCAATGTGACTCCGGTGTGGAGAAAAAGGCTTTTATCCAAAAACATGTGAAACAGACACAAAAGGATCTGGGAGGGGCAGCTGAATATAAAACGGTTGATCATTCCTAAAGAAGCCGTCAGCTCCCACAGGGACAGAAAAAGGATAAAAAGGATGATACGGCATAATTTGATCTGTCTGGCTTCTCTTAAAAGCTTTGCTTCATATTCCTGCTGTCTGGTCATCTGTTTTCAGCTCCTTCCACAAAAGATCAAAATAATGGGAAAATTCCGGGCAGTTGCGCCGTTTTAAAGGAGTATTCATATCATCAGGAAATGAAACAGACAGAACAGCGCGGATACGCCCCGGTCTTGGAGTGAGGACGATAATACGGTCGGCAAAACTGATGGCTTCTGACAGGTCGTGTGTGACCAGAACAGCTGTTTTGTTAGTTTTTCTTAAAATAGAGCTGATATCATCGCATACAGTAAGCCTATTCTGATGATCAAGAGCAGAAAAAGGCTCATCTAGTAAGAGCAGGTCCGGTTTTAGGGCCAGGGTGCGTATAAGGGCGGCTCTCTGGCGCATGCCGCCGGAGAGAGCAGAAGGCTTTGCATGTTCAAAACCGGCAAGTCCATAATCAGAAAGCATGGCAGACAGTTCTTTTTTCCGGTCATCTGTCAGCTGATGCTGGATCTCCAGTCCAAGTGAGACATTAGAAAGAATATCCCGCCATTCAAACAGCTGGTCTTTCTGGAACATGTAGCCGATATGAAAAGCATTTCCCGGATTTTTTTCCAGAAGTTCCCCATCCAGGAAGATGGCACCGGCTTCCGGTTCGTCAAGGCCGCAAATAAGGGATAAAAGAGTGGATTTTCCACAGCCGGAAGGGCCTAGAATGGCTACAAATTCCCCGTGCTCCACAGTAAAAGAAATATCAGAAAGGGCCAGCGTTTCCTTATGTTTACTGTGGTAGGAAAAGCTGACCCTGCAAACCTGCAGT includes these proteins:
- the nagE gene encoding N-acetylglucosamine-specific PTS transporter subunit IIBC, whose product is MMKFFQKLGKSLMLPVACLPVCGILMGIGYILAPAAMAGEVQGFTAGGLSYSIGLFLIKAGGALIDNMSWLFAVGVGVGMADDSDGTAGLAGLVSMYMITTLLSPGAVAGITGHEAAPAFGKIINQFVGILSGLIGSACYNKYKTVKLPDALAFFSGKRAVAIFTAIYSIVAALVLFVVWPLVYGGLVALGEAFIGMGAVGAGIYAFFNRLLIPFGLHHALNSVFWFDVAGISDLSKFWGNTGVYGQTGMYMTGFFPFMMFGLPAACIAMYQTAKPAKKKMVYGLLASAAFCSFFTGVTEPIEFSFMFLAPGLYVVHALLAGITAGITVALPIRAGFSFSGGAVDMVLSSFTPLAENPWLLIPVGIAVGVLYYIVFRFAITKFNLKTPGREDDDAEELKATLANNDYTSVAKIVLEGVGGPENVTSIDNCITRLRLEVKDYTKVNEKVIKSAGVAGVIRPSKTAVQVIIGTQVQFVADEFKKLCK
- a CDS encoding ABC transporter permease translates to MTRQQEYEAKLLREARQIKLCRIILFILFLSLWELTASLGMINRFIFSCPSQILLCLFHMFLDKSLFLHTGVTLTETLVSFFLCTLISLITALFLWSDPLAAQVFEPFLVLLNSLPKSALAPLLLVWLGSRMRMVVTAAVSIAVFGSVMTLYTGFNQMDHDKIRLIFSLGGSKKDVLTKVLLPGSLPLLMSTMKVNIGLCLVGVIIGEFLSAKAGLGYLITYASQTFEMTKLMSALIILCLLSWILYQGVTILEKRLRSW
- a CDS encoding ABC transporter ATP-binding protein, which translates into the protein MKPKLQVCRVSFSYHSKHKETLALSDISFTVEHGEFVAILGPSGCGKSTLLSLICGLDEPEAGAIFLDGELLEKNPGNAFHIGYMFQKDQLFEWRDILSNVSLGLEIQHQLTDDRKKELSAMLSDYGLAGFEHAKPSALSGGMRQRAALIRTLALKPDLLLLDEPFSALDHQNRLTVCDDISSILRKTNKTAVLVTHDLSEAISFADRIIVLTPRPGRIRAVLSVSFPDDMNTPLKRRNCPEFSHYFDLLWKELKTDDQTAGI